A segment of the Fusarium oxysporum f. sp. lycopersici 4287 chromosome 4, whole genome shotgun sequence genome:
CCTGACACCACCATCAGACTCCAAAAAGGTCCCCTGGAGCTCGGCATGGCCTCCACTCCACTATGATCCATCCCCGCTAACGGAGTTTGTAGTTACCTAGGCTCGGGGATCAAAAAATCATCCTCAATGCGGGTGGATTTGAAATCGTCTCTTTTCTGCAGCTCGTCATTGATATCAACCAACCAATACTTGAATTGAAGTCGGTTTGCTTACTCAACCCTCCATTGACTGTCTTAATAACACAATTCTCGTTTCTCAAATcacatccatccaatccGCTTCCGTTAATCTCAAGTAACCCCGCCACAACCACTACCTACCACTTCTCATTCTGGTCCCTTCGCATCTTGTGTCCTATCTTCGTCCCTTTAAAAGACGTCATTCCCCTCCCGATCTCTTTTCCACTCTTTCCATACCAATTACAAAAGGTTAAGCCTCGAGGCAACCTCATGCAAGCTCTAGCCCACTCCCTACgctcatcaaccttgtcTTCGTCCTCGAGAACGACCCCGctgcgaatagcttcaattACCCGCCATCTCTCTACATCTGCGCGCAATATGGCtcccatcaccaaggagaCCGACTACCTCGTCATTGGCGGCGGCAGTGGAGGTCTTGCCTCTGCGCGCATGGCCAGCAGCAAGTTTGGCGTCAAGGCTACTATTGTCGAAAACAAGCGACTCGGTGGAACTTGTGTGAACGTTGGGTGCGTACTGATGAACCATGCAATATGAATATACGCTAATGAAACCCAGCTGTGTGCCAAAGAAGGTCACTTACAACGCTGCCGCCCTCGCCGAAGCCATCCACGACGCAAAGGCCTATGGCTTCTCCGTTGAACAAACCGCTCCCTTCGACTGGTCCAGCTTCAAGACCAAGCGTGACGCCTACATCAAGCGCCTGAACGGCATCTACGAGCGAAACCTTAATAACGATAAGGTTGACTACCTACACGGATGGGCGCGCCTCGTCTCCAAGAACCAGGCTGAGGTCACACTCGACGACAACTCCAAGGTCCTCGTCAACgccaagaagatcctcgTTGCTGTCGGCGGCAAGCCTACTATTCCCCCTGAGATCCCCGGCGCCGAATACGGAACCAACAGTGATGGCTTTTTCGATATCTCGACACAGCCCAAGAAGGTTGCTATTGTCGGCGCTGGTTACATCGCTGTCGAGTTTGCCGGCATGTTCAACGCCCTTGGCACGGAGACTCACCTCTTCATCCGCCACGACACTTTCCTTCGAAACTTCGATCCCATGATTCAGGAGAGCGTCACTAAGGAGTATGAGAGACTCGGTGTTAAGCTGCACAAGCGCTCGCAGGCCagcaaggtcgagaaggatTCCAACGGAAAGCTTACCATCACATACAAGGATGATCAGGGCAACGAGAGTGTTGTCAGCGATGTCGACAACCTGATCTGGGCTATTGGCCGCACTCCTGAGACTAAGGATATCGGTCTGGAGGAGGCTGGAGTTAAGCTTGGCGAGAAGGGACATATCCTCGTCGACGAGTACCAAAACACTGCAGTCGACAACATCTACGCTCTTGGTGACGTTACCGGAGAAGTTGAGCTGACCCCAGTTGCTATCGCAGCTGGTCGCCGTCTTGCACACCGTCTGTTCGGCGGTCCCGAGTTTGCTAACCTCAAACTCGATTACAACAACGTCCCCTCAGTTGTCTTCTCCCACCCTGAAGTCGGCAGCATCGGTCTCACCGAGCCCCAAGCCATCGAGAAGTATGGCAAGGACAACATCAAGGTCTACAAGACAAGCTTCACAGCCATGTACTATGCCATGATGGAGCCTGAGCAGAAGGGACCAACAAACTACAAGCTGATTGTTGCTGGGCCTGAGGAAAAGGTAATTGGTCTTCACATTATGGGATTGGGTAGTGGTGAGATGCTGCAGGGCTTTGGTGTTGCAGTCAAGATGGGTGCCACAAAGGCCGATTTTGATAGCTGTGTTGCTATTCATCCCACCAGCGCTGAAGAGCTTGTTACTTTGAAATAGAGAAGATATAAAGGAAAGGATATTAGCGTTAATACAGGGTTACAGAAATAAAAGGAGTTGTTGGTTTCATTAGACCTCACGTCGTGTTTCCTTGTTGCATCGTGATAACTTGGCGTAGTTTGAGGATCAATATCCTTTACTAGACGCTCTTTTATACTTCGAGGCATCGATCTTGGGTCTTTTCGTGGTACATGCTTGGGCAATTAGGTAGATGTATCTATTGGTTAGAGCTCGAGTCTGGGTATGACTTTAAACTACTTCGAACTTGCAGCAATCCAATAATGGAAATAAAGACTGATCAATCAATCTCAAGCCAAAAAGGAATCGCCTCATAAGAGTCGTTACATGCATTGTTCCACAAAGAGTCTCGCGCCCTTGTGCTGTCATATGGCTATGTCACAGCGGGAATCCAAACCGTATCTGACTCAAGCGAGATCATGACGCCTCAAGATAGTATCAAGAACTCAATTGCCAGAATTTCACGCCCTACGCGCCTTATGTTAAAGTGAGTACGGTAAATTTACATAACAATCAAGATCGGGATTTTTACAAATGCTGTCCTACGCGGCTATCGGTGACCGGTAGCCAGTAGTTCGGCAGCCGATATATAGAGGAGAGTTATCATATGTTTTCTCAATACAACAGTTCACTTCACTTACACGCCACCGTCAAACGCAATGGCACTCTCAAACCGCGCCCACGAAGCCGAGGAGGCATGCAAGGGGATGGCTTTGTGGGAAGTCATCACCAATCTTTACGACCAGGAAAACAATCCTGATGGTATTGTGAGTCTTGGGGTGGCTGAAAATACCCTCATGCACAATGTTTTACGAAAACACATTCACGATAACTTGGCCTTGACCAACCCGGCTTTTACTTATGGAGATGGTACCACGGGTACGAAAAGAGCCAAACAGGCTGTTTCTAGATTCTTGAATAAGCATCTGAAGCCTTTTCGGGATATTGAACCAGCGCATATTTCCATGACCAATGGATGTAGCGCTGCCATTGAGCATTTGTCGTGGGCGGTTGCGAACCCTGGTGATGCGATTCTCCTTGGGCAGCCATATTATGGTACCTTTGTCCCTGATCTCACGTATCGTTTTGGagccaagcttcttccagTTGCGTTTGGTGATGTCGATCCTCTCTGTGAAGAGGCAGTGACCAAGTACGAGGAAGTCATTCTCGATACTCAAGCCAAGGGGACCAAGGTTGCCGGTCTAGTTATCAGTCACCCACATAACCCCTTGGGACGTTGCTATTCTCGCAAAGCTCTCATTGGCTTCATGAAGCTGTGTCAGAAGTACAAGGTTCACTTTATCAGCGATGAGATCTACGCCCTCTCAGTCTGGCCGAACACTGTCGATCAACACCCTCCCCCTATTCCTTTCGAATCTGCTCTTGCCATCGACACTACGGGTATCATTGACCCTGAGAGGTTACACGTTCTATGGGGCATGTCCAAGGACTTTGGTGCCAATGGCATCCGAGTTGGAGCCATTGTATCTCAGGCCAACTCATCCCTTCACGCTGCTATAGTCGCTGTTGGTCTATACAGCTCTGTATCTTCCATCTCCGACCACATCACGGCCAACGTCCTGGAGGACGACGCCTTTGTCGATGCATACTTGGCCGAGAACCAAAGAAAACTATCAGCTCAATACGCACGAGTCGTTTCTTGGGCAGTGAAGAATAATATAGATTACGCTCCCGGCGTGAACGCTGCATTCTTTTTATGGGTTGATCTCGGCAAGGTTTACGAGGCACTGCACCCGAAGGTTGAGACTGACGATATCACGGATTTTGTCATGGACAAATTGATGGAAAGGAGGGTCTTTCTTGCCTCGGGTAAAGCCTTTGGTTCCGAGAAGCCAGGCTGGTTCAGAATTGTGTTCTCCCATCCAGATGAGTACCTTGATCTGGGTCTTCAGCGAGTGATGGAAGCATTGCAATAGCATTTCTGTCTTAATATGATTGGATAACACAACAAAGTGTGATCATACTGCGAATAGAGATGCTTTTTAATCAACCTGGCTAGTGGTTGGCTTTCATGTCCCCGTTAAGCCCATGGAACAGACTTGATATCTCCCCCTATGTGGTTTTCGAAATATCTCTACTACTTCTCAGCCTTCCACCTGGACATTGGGAAACAATTTACCCATCCTAAGTAGCCAAGTTCCAGTAAATTTTCACCTTACGTGCTTTGCCAGAGGACTCATCTCACTGAACTGTAACCGGCATCCACCAGTTCATTTGCACTCGACATGACAGAGTAGCCTGCCCACAGGCCGTGTTTGTTGGAATGGAGCAACCCTGTCACAACTCCAGTCTCGTTCTTTGCAGCAGCTCCAACCATTTTGTCTTCTGGCGTAAGGTTCGGGCCTTTTTCATCCTCCGGTTGGCCAGTCCAAGCCCAGTGATAGACCCGATAGTGAGTGGTGGCAGGATTACGCACGACTCTGACTGACTTTGCAACGATTATACCTTTAGTAAAAGGAGGCCAGCGTGTAGCGAGACTGACAATAGTGTCCCATGGAAGCGCATCATCTGGGTCCTCGCCCAGTAGCCGCGCAAATGGCATAGTCCCATGCTGGTTCTTGTAATTGATAGCCTCGTCCAGCTTTACCAGAGCAACATCTATACCCGGGACCACATCTACAGCCATTCCAATTCTATTTTGTAAGAAGAACTCCCTCATCCCTACAACATCTCCTGGGTGAACAATACGCGCTGCCGTGGTCATCAAATGTTGGTCCTTttggttcttgatgagaacGCCACTAGATACAGTTACTGCAAAGCGTGATGTATCCCCTTTCCCTCTCAGGTTCCCAACACCTTTGGAACCACGAAGCTTCGTTCCAGGGAATAGGGGTAGTTCGCTGACATGACCAGGCCACGGATGATCGGTGAGCTGTCTTGAGCCCCAATGAGACCATCGCTCGTGACTGGTATCGTCCACCCCAGTATCAACAACTTCACAGCAAGCAATGTAGCCAGGAAGCTGGTTCGCCTTCGACTTCAAATCAATTTCCCAGCCCAAGCTAACCACGATCCTTTCGTCCATGGTCAGCATGACCTCCATAACTTTCGAATAATCTGGATGACTGGAAAATATCTCAGTCACATCTTGAACCATCGCTCGCAGCGAGGTCTCTGGGAAACGACCTTGGCGTGCATCGATATTTACGCAAATATGGAGGTTCTGGTTTCCAGCAAAGATATCTGTGTTTGGTACTTGAGGCTCGATATGTTGGAATAGAGAGATCCTTCCCCGGGTCCTTTCGTGACGCTTGCCCTCGATAGGTGTGAGGAGCAAATCTTCTGTAGTCTTGGATGCTATTGTAAAAGGACGCTCGTTGATTGTGAGAGGCCAAGGACGTGATGGAAAGCTCTTGACGAAGAAACGGTACCAGTAAGGGGAGCACTCTATATGCGTGACGCTGTGGAGTATGGACAACCCTTCCTCGCCGAAGATTGGCTTCAGATACTTGCCATCCGAGCCGAACCTCATTGGATATGTAACATGCTTGGAATTCATATTGTTTTTGTTCCTTATACATGAAGATATGAGTATGGATTCTGTGTTTGTTTTGCCTAATCATTGGAAAAAGTTCAATGGCTCAGATCATTCTTAGGGTCAGAGAAGCAGCTTTTGATGGCTCCTGACTCTTGGTTCCTTCTATAGGCGTTCTGCTCCTCgtttctctttttcctttaCATTTTTATCTTGCTGGAACCTCTATCTGcttgctcttgttcttctcagaGGATTCGACTTCTAACGACACCCCGAAGCAGGAAAggtttcctcttctttttggtTCAATACGGCTAGGGCAGGAATCCAGGCTTGAACATAACGATTACATAGTACAAGGAGTAGAAGCCAGATTCAAAGTTTCTGAGGTGCATCTTTCTAAACATTCCTGCCATCACAATGGTTGTTCAGGAGTTACCTAACATCGGCAGTATCATCTTTGATACAAGGTTCTTTCTTTGCACTCATCGACGAGGACGTTACCTTACCCTACATGGCGAGGCAACTTGTGGGCGTCTATTAGAGAGCACATGCGGCCTTGCTTTAATCCAATGATTCAGGGTAGTCTACCGGAAGGCTAAAGATGAATTGGTCGTCTCCAGGCATAAACAAAGACCTCCCCCAGCCGGTTCAGGCCGATGCTTTCCATTGACAACTCAGACCGCAGACCCTCAGGCCGGTCTCGTCCTTGGGAAAAAATGCAACAAGCCCAATGGAGACATATTGAGCACGTCCCCTCCGGTAGAGCAAAGAGAGGAGCCGGAAGACAAAAGTGAGGCAAAAGTGCATCCAATTGCACTTGTGTTGGTCGTGCCGTAGTCGCTGTTCAAATTTGTACTCCGGCGCCCAACCCGGCGGTCCGCTACGGATAGATCCCGTCCGGGGGTCGGCTCACCAATCGGAAGACTTGACCCATGCCCGGGTCCCGATATTTTGGACAAGGGCCCCgaattttttttttaaggTGCAGATGCCATCCAACGGCCCTTGAAACCCCAGCTCAGTGAGTGAAAAATTAGAGACGGTCCGACTTATGGGGACGGGGAAACGTTGAGGGGATTCACTAATGCTGTTTAATGGACATCAAACAAGGATTGTTTGAAGCGGCTGGACCCTTGGAAACAGCCGGTGCTTTAGCGTGTCAGCATGAGTGATACGGACGGCCGCCATCGGATGGTAAGTTGAGGGTGTCGGTCAAGTTGAAAGGAGACACCGGTAGACGCCGCTCAGCTGCAGAGACTTGAGTTCAGTTGTTATCAAATAGATAGCCAAATTAGCTTGCCCATCACGCAACAGTAACAAAGGAATATGCTATTCATTCCCTGCTGGTCATGCCATGTCCACGTCAGCGAGTTCAGTGCATCTGATGGTGCCCTGTAAGTGGTGAAACTACTGCAGGTTGGCTTGAAGGCGAATCGAAAATTGCATCTCTTGTGCATGGCCCTGGTGTGCTTACTGTGTGTGCCTGAACCCTTACAATCCATCCAATGCAATACCGATACCCGAACAGAATCTGATAGGGTAGTCTTAGGCGCAGTACAGTGAATTGCTATATCTCGGGGCATTATTCCCTGTCAGGGTATCATAGAGATCCTGCAAGAGAGGAAGAAACGATTCTCACTGGATGTGATCCCAGACATACATGCGATTTACATTTGATGACGGGATAATTGCGGCATATGTCTGGTACAATCGTGGATGTATGCAGCCAACTTCAGCCAGCCATTCTCAGCTACCTAAGGTTCCATTGGCTTGGCTCACAATCAATACGTACCAGACCCATGGGACAGAATCCACTGTGAATAACAAACATTCACGAGCATCCCTTGGAGGAAAGGAATTGCAGTCAGGGGTATCAGTATACAAGAATAACTAGAGTTTGTTATTAAACTCGCTTTCGCGTAAACTGTCAAGCCCCAAAACTATTCCCGATCAAATTGTCCGCTGCACCTTAGATCGAAAGGCGAGCTGTTGGAAAGAATTTTCGTACCAGGGTT
Coding sequences within it:
- a CDS encoding glutathione reductase, whose amino-acid sequence is MQALAHSLRSSTLSSSSRTTPLRIASITRHLSTSARNMAPITKETDYLVIGGGSGGLASARMASSKFGVKATIVENKRLGGTCVNVGCVPKKVTYNAAALAEAIHDAKAYGFSVEQTAPFDWSSFKTKRDAYIKRLNGIYERNLNNDKVDYLHGWARLVSKNQAEVTLDDNSKVLVNAKKILVAVGGKPTIPPEIPGAEYGTNSDGFFDISTQPKKVAIVGAGYIAVEFAGMFNALGTETHLFIRHDTFLRNFDPMIQESVTKEYERLGVKLHKRSQASKVEKDSNGKLTITYKDDQGNESVVSDVDNLIWAIGRTPETKDIGLEEAGVKLGEKGHILVDEYQNTAVDNIYALGDVTGEVELTPVAIAAGRRLAHRLFGGPEFANLKLDYNNVPSVVFSHPEVGSIGLTEPQAIEKYGKDNIKVYKTSFTAMYYAMMEPEQKGPTNYKLIVAGPEEKVIGLHIMGLGSGEMLQGFGVAVKMGATKADFDSCVAIHPTSAEELVTLK